In Pseudomonas asiatica, the following are encoded in one genomic region:
- the tsf gene encoding translation elongation factor Ts, whose product MAAITAALVKELRERTGEGMMDCKKALEKAGGDIEKAIDDMRASGAIKAAKKAGNVAAEGAIAVKTDGKSAVLLEVNSQTDFLALQDDFKNFVADSIEEAFAQKLTDAAPLIASREAAREALVAKCGENVNIRRLVRVEGDVVGAYLHGNKIGAAVVLKGGDVDLAKNIAMHVAASNPEFLLPSEVSAEAIEREKGVFLQLNADKIAGKPENIVENMIKGRISKFLAEASLVEQAFVMNPEVKVGDLAKKAGAEIVSFTYFKVGEGIEKPVDDFAAEVAAQVAAAKQ is encoded by the coding sequence ATGGCAGCAATTACTGCAGCGCTGGTCAAAGAACTGCGCGAGCGTACCGGCGAAGGCATGATGGATTGCAAGAAGGCCCTGGAAAAGGCCGGCGGCGACATCGAAAAAGCCATTGACGACATGCGTGCCTCGGGCGCCATCAAGGCCGCCAAAAAGGCTGGCAACGTCGCTGCTGAAGGCGCTATCGCCGTCAAGACCGACGGTAAATCCGCCGTCCTGCTGGAAGTGAACTCGCAGACCGACTTCCTGGCCCTGCAAGACGACTTCAAGAACTTCGTTGCCGACAGCATCGAAGAAGCCTTCGCCCAGAAGCTGACCGACGCTGCTCCGCTGATCGCTTCGCGTGAAGCTGCTCGTGAAGCCCTGGTTGCCAAGTGCGGCGAGAACGTCAATATCCGTCGCCTGGTGCGCGTTGAAGGTGACGTTGTCGGTGCCTACCTGCACGGCAACAAGATCGGCGCTGCCGTTGTCCTGAAAGGCGGCGACGTCGATCTGGCCAAGAACATCGCCATGCACGTTGCAGCTTCGAACCCTGAGTTCCTGCTGCCGTCGGAAGTATCGGCCGAAGCCATCGAGCGCGAGAAGGGCGTCTTCCTGCAGCTGAACGCTGACAAGATCGCCGGCAAGCCGGAAAACATCGTCGAGAACATGATCAAAGGTCGTATCTCGAAGTTCCTGGCCGAAGCCTCGCTGGTCGAGCAAGCCTTCGTCATGAACCCGGAAGTCAAGGTTGGCGATCTGGCCAAGAAAGCCGGCGCTGAAATCGTTTCCTTCACCTACTTCAAGGTAGGCGAAGGCATCGAGAAGCCAGTCGACGACTTCGCTGCTGAAGTTGCCGCTCAGGTCGCTGCTGCCAAGCAGTAA
- the rseP gene encoding RIP metalloprotease RseP produces the protein MTALYMIIGTLVALGVLVTFHEFGHFWVARRCGVKVLRFSVGFGTPLLRWHDRHGTEFVVAAIPLGGYVKMLDEREGDVPPALIEQSFNRKSVRQRIAIVAAGPVANFLLAILFFWVLAMLGTQQIRPVIGAVDAGSLAASAGLTAGQEIVSIDGKPTNGWSAVNLQLVRRLGESGTLQIGVREEGTSAERQLQVKLDSWLKGADEPDPIQSLGLHPWRPAILPVLAEIDPKGPAAAAGLKTGDKLLALDGVAVSEWQQMVDAVRARPQAKVLVRVERDGAALDVPVTLARKGEGKAAGGYLGAGVKGGEWPANMLREVSYGPLDAVSEGLSRTWNMSVLTLESLKKMLFGELSVKNLSGPITIAKVAGASAQSGVGDFLNFLAYLSISLGVLNLLPIPVLDGGHLLFYLVEWVRGRPLSDRVQGWGVQIGISLVIGVMLLALINDLGRL, from the coding sequence ATGACAGCGCTCTACATGATTATCGGCACCCTCGTAGCCTTGGGTGTACTGGTCACTTTCCATGAATTCGGCCACTTCTGGGTGGCACGCCGCTGCGGTGTCAAGGTGCTGCGCTTCTCGGTGGGCTTCGGCACGCCGCTGCTGCGCTGGCATGACCGCCATGGCACCGAGTTCGTGGTCGCGGCGATCCCGCTGGGTGGCTACGTCAAGATGCTCGACGAGCGCGAGGGGGACGTGCCGCCGGCGCTGATCGAGCAGTCGTTCAACCGCAAGTCCGTGCGCCAGCGCATCGCGATCGTCGCGGCGGGCCCGGTTGCCAACTTCCTGCTGGCCATCCTGTTCTTCTGGGTGCTGGCGATGCTGGGTACCCAGCAGATCCGCCCGGTGATCGGCGCGGTCGATGCGGGCAGCCTGGCAGCATCGGCAGGCCTGACCGCAGGTCAGGAAATCGTCTCCATCGACGGCAAGCCGACCAATGGTTGGTCTGCGGTCAACCTGCAACTGGTTCGCCGCCTGGGCGAGAGCGGCACCTTGCAGATTGGCGTGCGTGAAGAGGGCACCAGCGCCGAGCGCCAGCTGCAGGTGAAGCTGGACAGCTGGCTCAAGGGCGCCGACGAGCCGGACCCGATCCAGTCCCTTGGGCTGCACCCTTGGCGCCCGGCGATCTTGCCGGTGTTGGCCGAGATCGATCCGAAGGGGCCGGCTGCCGCTGCGGGCCTGAAAACCGGTGACAAGCTGCTGGCCCTCGATGGCGTGGCAGTGAGCGAATGGCAGCAGATGGTCGATGCCGTGCGGGCCCGCCCGCAAGCCAAGGTTCTTGTGCGTGTCGAGCGCGATGGTGCTGCGCTGGACGTCCCGGTCACCCTGGCGCGCAAGGGCGAGGGCAAGGCGGCCGGCGGCTATCTGGGCGCCGGGGTAAAAGGTGGCGAATGGCCTGCCAACATGCTTCGCGAAGTCAGCTACGGCCCGCTGGATGCGGTGAGTGAGGGCTTGTCACGCACCTGGAACATGAGCGTCCTGACCCTTGAATCGCTGAAGAAAATGCTGTTCGGGGAGCTCTCGGTAAAAAACTTGAGCGGACCGATAACCATTGCTAAAGTGGCGGGCGCTTCAGCCCAGTCCGGCGTGGGGGATTTCCTGAATTTCCTGGCCTACCTGAGCATAAGCCTGGGGGTTCTTAACCTGCTGCCCATCCCGGTTCTGGATGGGGGGCATTTGCTGTTTTACCTGGTCGAGTGGGTGCGCGGTCGTCCGCTGTCGGATCGGGTGCAAGGTTGGGGGGTCCAGATCGGTATCAGTTTGGTCATAGGGGTGATGTTGCTCGCCCTGATCAACGATCTGGGTCGACTATAA
- the uppS gene encoding polyprenyl diphosphate synthase: MEKTKPAAPSSVPRHVAIIMDGNNRWAKKRLLPGVAGHKAGVDAVRAVIEVCAESGVEVLTLFAFSSENWQRPAEEVGALMELFFSALRREAKRLNENNISLRIIGDRSRFHPELQAAMREAEALTAGNNRFILQIAANYGGQWDIAQAAQRLAREVQAGHLRPEDITPGLLQTCLATGELPLPDLCIRTGGEHRISNFLLWQLAYAELYFSDLYWPDFKHEAMRNALADFASRQRRFGKTSEQVEAGARA; this comes from the coding sequence ATGGAAAAGACCAAGCCAGCGGCGCCGTCCTCGGTGCCGCGTCATGTCGCGATCATCATGGATGGCAACAACCGCTGGGCGAAAAAGCGCCTGTTGCCCGGCGTTGCCGGGCACAAGGCGGGTGTAGACGCCGTTCGCGCGGTCATCGAAGTCTGTGCCGAATCCGGGGTCGAGGTGCTGACCCTGTTCGCCTTCTCCAGCGAGAACTGGCAGCGTCCCGCCGAAGAGGTCGGTGCGCTGATGGAACTGTTCTTCTCGGCCCTGCGCCGCGAGGCCAAGCGCCTCAACGAGAACAACATCAGCCTGCGTATCATCGGTGACCGTTCGCGCTTCCATCCCGAGCTGCAGGCCGCCATGCGCGAGGCCGAGGCGCTCACCGCCGGCAACAACCGCTTCATCCTGCAGATCGCGGCCAACTACGGTGGCCAGTGGGACATCGCCCAGGCCGCCCAGCGGCTGGCGCGGGAGGTGCAAGCCGGGCACCTGCGCCCGGAAGACATCACCCCGGGCCTGCTGCAGACCTGCCTGGCAACCGGCGAGTTGCCGCTGCCGGACCTGTGCATCCGCACCGGTGGCGAGCACCGCATCAGCAACTTCCTGTTGTGGCAGCTGGCCTACGCCGAGCTGTACTTCTCCGACCTGTACTGGCCGGACTTCAAACACGAGGCCATGCGCAACGCCCTGGCCGATTTCGCTTCGCGCCAGCGCCGCTTCGGTAAGACCAGCGAGCAGGTCGAGGCTGGAGCTCGTGCTTAA
- the rpsB gene encoding 30S ribosomal protein S2: MSQVNMRDMLKAGVHFGHQTRYWNPKMGKYIFGARNKIHIVNLEKTLPMFNDALSFVERLAQGKNKILFVGTKRSAGKIVAEQAARCGSPYVDHRWLGGMLTNYKTIRASIKRLRDLETQAEDGTFAKLTKKEALMRSRDLEKLDRSLGGIKDMGGLPDALFVIDVDHERIAITEANKLGIPVIGVVDTNSSPEGVDYIIPGNDDAIRAIELYMTSMADAVIRGRNNVAGGTEVYAEEAAAPAAE, translated from the coding sequence ATGTCCCAAGTCAACATGCGCGATATGCTGAAGGCCGGTGTGCACTTCGGCCACCAGACCCGTTACTGGAACCCGAAAATGGGCAAGTACATTTTCGGCGCGCGTAACAAGATCCACATCGTCAACCTGGAAAAAACCCTGCCAATGTTCAACGACGCTCTGTCGTTCGTAGAGCGCCTGGCCCAGGGCAAGAACAAGATCCTGTTCGTCGGCACCAAGCGTTCCGCCGGCAAGATCGTCGCCGAGCAAGCTGCTCGTTGCGGTTCGCCGTACGTTGACCACCGTTGGTTGGGCGGCATGCTGACCAACTACAAGACCATCCGCGCTTCGATCAAGCGCCTGCGCGACCTGGAAACCCAGGCCGAAGACGGCACTTTCGCCAAGCTGACCAAGAAAGAAGCCCTGATGCGCTCCCGCGACCTGGAAAAACTGGATCGCAGCCTGGGCGGCATCAAGGACATGGGTGGTCTGCCAGACGCTCTGTTCGTTATCGACGTTGATCACGAGCGCATCGCGATCACCGAAGCCAACAAGCTGGGCATCCCGGTAATCGGCGTTGTCGATACCAACAGCAGCCCGGAAGGTGTTGACTACATCATCCCAGGTAACGATGACGCCATCCGCGCTATCGAGCTGTACATGACTTCGATGGCTGACGCAGTCATCCGCGGCCGCAACAACGTTGCCGGCGGCACCGAAGTTTACGCTGAAGAAGCGGCTGCACCTGCTGCCGAGTAA
- the frr gene encoding ribosome recycling factor: MINDIKKDAQERMGKSIEALARNLAAIRTGRAHPSILDSVKVTAWGSEMPLNQVAAITVEDARTLKIVAHDKNLSAAIEKAILTSDLGLNPSSAGTTIRVPMPALTEETRKGYTKQASGVAEDAKVAVRNVRRDALADLKKLTKDKEISEDEERRAADEIQKLTDKYVAEVDAAFKAKEKDLMAV; encoded by the coding sequence ATGATCAACGACATCAAGAAAGACGCGCAGGAGCGCATGGGCAAGTCTATCGAAGCCCTGGCTCGCAACCTCGCGGCAATCCGCACCGGTCGCGCCCACCCAAGCATCCTGGACAGCGTCAAGGTCACTGCCTGGGGTAGCGAGATGCCACTGAACCAGGTGGCCGCGATCACCGTCGAAGATGCCCGCACCCTGAAGATCGTCGCCCACGACAAGAACCTCAGTGCTGCCATCGAAAAGGCCATCCTCACCTCCGACCTGGGCCTGAACCCGTCCAGCGCCGGCACCACCATTCGTGTGCCGATGCCGGCCCTGACCGAGGAAACCCGCAAGGGCTACACCAAGCAGGCCAGCGGCGTTGCCGAGGATGCCAAGGTAGCCGTGCGCAACGTGCGCCGTGACGCTCTGGCCGACCTGAAGAAGCTGACCAAGGACAAGGAAATCAGCGAAGACGAAGAGCGTCGCGCCGCTGACGAGATCCAGAAGCTGACCGACAAGTACGTTGCCGAAGTCGATGCAGCCTTCAAAGCCAAGGAAAAGGACCTGATGGCCGTCTAA
- a CDS encoding phosphatidate cytidylyltransferase has product MLKQRIITALILLPIALGGFFLLNGGDFALFIGFVVTLGAWEWARLAGLMAQPLRIAYAVVVAGALMLLYILPELAPWVLGAAVIWWGLATWLVLTYPRSSELWASAACRLLIGLLVLLPAWQGLVLLKHWPLGNWLILSVMVLVWAADIGAYFSGRAFGKRKLAPQVSPGKSWEGVYGGLAVSLVITLVVGISRDWGFGQILLGLLSAALVVMSSVVGDLTESMFKRRSGIKDSSNLLPGHGGVLDRIDSLTAAIPIFAVLLWAAEWGVM; this is encoded by the coding sequence ATGCTTAAACAACGCATCATTACCGCGCTGATCCTGCTGCCGATCGCGCTGGGTGGCTTCTTCCTGCTCAACGGTGGGGACTTCGCCCTGTTCATCGGCTTCGTGGTGACCCTCGGCGCCTGGGAGTGGGCGCGCCTGGCCGGGCTCATGGCCCAGCCGCTGCGCATCGCCTATGCCGTGGTCGTCGCCGGAGCGCTGATGCTGCTGTACATCCTTCCGGAGCTGGCGCCCTGGGTGCTGGGCGCTGCGGTGATCTGGTGGGGGTTGGCCACCTGGCTGGTGCTTACCTATCCACGTAGTAGCGAGCTGTGGGCCAGTGCAGCCTGCCGGTTGCTGATCGGCCTGCTGGTTTTGCTGCCGGCCTGGCAGGGTCTGGTGCTGCTCAAGCACTGGCCGCTGGGTAACTGGCTGATCCTGTCGGTCATGGTGCTGGTGTGGGCTGCCGATATTGGCGCGTACTTCTCCGGCCGTGCCTTCGGCAAGCGCAAGCTGGCGCCTCAGGTGAGCCCTGGCAAAAGCTGGGAAGGCGTGTATGGCGGCCTGGCGGTCAGCCTGGTGATTACCCTGGTGGTCGGCATCAGTCGCGACTGGGGCTTCGGCCAGATTCTGCTGGGCCTGCTGAGTGCAGCCCTGGTGGTCATGTCTTCGGTGGTCGGTGACCTGACCGAAAGCATGTTCAAGCGCCGTTCCGGCATCAAGGACAGCAGCAACCTGTTGCCTGGCCATGGTGGGGTACTCGATCGCATCGACAGCCTGACTGCGGCGATCCCGATTTTCGCCGTGCTGCTGTGGGCCGCCGAATGGGGTGTGATGTGA
- the pyrH gene encoding UMP kinase: protein MAQQVSGRQPRYKRILLKLSGEALMGSEDFGIDPKVLDRMALEVGQLVGIGVQVGLVIGGGNLFRGAALSAAGMDRVTGDHMGMLATVMNGLAMRDALERSNIPALVMSAISMVGVTDHYDRRKAIRHLNSGDVVIFSAGTGNPFFTTDSAACLRAIEIDADVVLKATKVDGVYTADPFKDPHAEKFDHLTYDEVLDRKLGVMDLTAICLCRDHKMPLRVFNMNKPGALLNIVVGGAEGTLIEEGQA from the coding sequence ATGGCTCAGCAGGTGAGTGGTCGCCAACCTCGCTATAAACGCATTTTGCTCAAACTTAGCGGCGAGGCCCTGATGGGCTCGGAAGACTTCGGGATCGACCCGAAAGTGCTGGATCGCATGGCCCTCGAAGTTGGCCAGCTGGTAGGGATCGGTGTCCAGGTCGGCCTGGTGATCGGTGGTGGCAACTTGTTCCGCGGCGCCGCGCTCAGCGCAGCCGGCATGGATCGCGTCACCGGTGACCACATGGGCATGCTGGCTACCGTGATGAACGGCCTGGCCATGCGCGACGCGCTGGAGCGCTCGAACATCCCGGCCCTGGTCATGTCGGCCATTTCCATGGTCGGTGTCACCGATCATTACGATCGTCGCAAAGCTATTCGCCACCTCAACTCCGGGGATGTGGTAATTTTCTCCGCCGGTACCGGCAACCCGTTCTTCACCACCGACTCCGCCGCCTGCCTGCGCGCCATCGAAATCGATGCCGACGTGGTGCTGAAGGCGACCAAGGTCGATGGTGTGTACACTGCCGATCCATTCAAGGACCCGCATGCCGAGAAGTTCGATCACCTGACCTACGACGAGGTCCTGGATCGCAAGCTGGGTGTGATGGACCTGACCGCAATCTGCCTGTGCCGTGACCACAAGATGCCATTGCGGGTATTCAACATGAACAAGCCTGGCGCCCTGCTGAACATCGTGGTGGGTGGCGCTGAAGGTACTCTGATCGAGGAAGGCCAAGCATGA
- the ispC gene encoding 1-deoxy-D-xylulose-5-phosphate reductoisomerase codes for MSRPQRITVLGATGSIGLSTLDVIARHPDRYQVFALSGYSRIDELLALCVRHRPTFAVVPNAEAAARLRESLVAAGCATEVLEGEAGLCQVASASEVDAVMASIVGAAGLRPTLAAVEAGKKVLLANKEALVMSGALFMEAVRRSGAVLLPIDSEHNAIFQCMPGDYARGLSAVGVRRILLTASGGPFRETPVEALLDVTPEQACAHPNWSMGRKISVDSASMMNKGLELIEACWLFDAAPAKVEVVVHPQSVIHSLVDYVDGSVLAQLGNPDMRTPIANALAWPERIDSGVAPLDLFAIARLDFQAPDEQRFPCLRLARQAAEAGNSAPAVLNAANEVAVEAFLQRRIRFPEIAGMIEQVLDQEPVVPLPSLDAVFAADQRARELSREWLRRHGR; via the coding sequence GTGAGCCGTCCGCAGCGTATTACCGTGCTCGGGGCCACCGGCTCCATCGGCCTGAGCACGCTGGATGTCATCGCGCGCCATCCCGACCGTTATCAGGTGTTCGCCCTGAGTGGCTATTCGCGTATCGACGAATTGCTTGCGCTGTGCGTGCGCCATCGGCCGACATTCGCCGTGGTACCGAATGCCGAGGCGGCCGCGCGACTGCGCGAAAGCCTGGTTGCGGCAGGTTGCGCCACCGAGGTGCTGGAAGGCGAGGCCGGGTTGTGCCAGGTGGCTTCTGCGTCGGAAGTGGACGCGGTGATGGCGTCCATCGTCGGCGCCGCCGGCCTGCGCCCCACCCTGGCGGCGGTCGAGGCGGGCAAGAAGGTGTTGCTGGCCAACAAGGAGGCGCTGGTGATGTCCGGCGCGCTGTTCATGGAGGCGGTGCGGCGCAGTGGTGCCGTGCTGCTGCCGATCGACAGCGAGCATAATGCGATCTTCCAGTGCATGCCCGGCGACTACGCGCGCGGCCTGAGTGCCGTCGGCGTGCGCCGGATCCTGCTTACTGCCTCCGGTGGCCCGTTCCGCGAGACGCCCGTCGAGGCGTTGCTGGACGTCACCCCGGAACAGGCCTGCGCGCACCCCAACTGGTCCATGGGGCGCAAGATTTCCGTGGATTCGGCCAGCATGATGAACAAGGGCCTGGAGCTGATCGAGGCCTGCTGGTTGTTCGATGCCGCACCGGCCAAGGTCGAGGTGGTAGTGCACCCGCAGAGCGTGATCCACTCCCTGGTGGATTATGTGGACGGTTCGGTGCTGGCGCAGTTGGGTAACCCGGACATGCGCACACCCATCGCCAACGCCCTGGCCTGGCCCGAGCGGATCGATTCCGGTGTGGCACCGCTGGACCTGTTCGCCATCGCCCGTCTGGACTTCCAGGCGCCCGACGAACAGCGCTTCCCTTGCCTGCGCCTGGCGCGGCAGGCTGCCGAGGCCGGCAACAGCGCACCGGCCGTGCTCAATGCGGCAAACGAGGTCGCAGTCGAGGCATTTCTCCAGCGGCGTATCCGCTTCCCGGAGATCGCGGGTATGATCGAACAGGTGCTCGATCAGGAGCCCGTCGTACCGCTGCCGTCGTTGGACGCGGTGTTCGCCGCCGACCAGCGTGCCCGGGAGCTTTCCCGTGAGTGGCTGAGGCGTCACGGTCGCTGA